In Candidatus Bathyarchaeota archaeon, one genomic interval encodes:
- a CDS encoding phosphotransferase: MKKVMELLKEHFGIENATSKKVEGYGKNINFQVCTAQGEKFVYKQYQTELGLYELLDAENQALQKLLHQSTNSYPTPVRNLKGKFLSTIENGKQLIRMLTFVEGELLAEVKHSTDLFQSIGRFLAQMNKTLLDFYHPAIGARQLDWDLQHCLNNRKYIKYIGTPHQRKLVDYFFLQYSEIVLPEMPNLRRCVIHSDANDWNLLVRDDKISGIIDFGD, encoded by the coding sequence ATGAAAAAAGTAATGGAATTGCTAAAGGAGCATTTTGGAATTGAGAATGCTACTTCAAAAAAAGTAGAGGGTTATGGAAAGAATATTAATTTTCAAGTATGTACTGCTCAAGGAGAGAAGTTTGTTTATAAACAATATCAAACTGAATTGGGGTTATATGAACTACTGGATGCAGAGAACCAAGCACTTCAGAAACTTTTGCACCAATCGACAAATTCTTACCCTACTCCTGTAAGAAACCTGAAGGGCAAGTTTCTTTCCACCATTGAAAATGGTAAGCAATTAATCAGAATGCTCACTTTTGTTGAAGGAGAACTCCTAGCTGAAGTTAAGCACTCAACAGACCTTTTTCAATCCATTGGAAGATTCCTTGCCCAGATGAACAAAACATTGCTCGATTTTTATCATCCAGCAATTGGAGCCCGACAACTAGATTGGGACTTGCAGCATTGCCTCAATAATCGAAAATATATCAAGTACATTGGAACGCCGCATCAGCGAAAACTAGTCGATTATTTCTTCCTCCAGTATAGTGAAATTGTCCTTCCTGAGATGCCAAATTTGAGGAGGTGTGTTATCCATTCAGATGCAAACGACTGGAACCTACTGGTCCGGGATGATAAGATTTCTGGAATCATAGATTTTGGTGATAT
- a CDS encoding 2-oxoacid:acceptor oxidoreductase family protein, with amino-acid sequence MTSVEVRICGLGGQGVVLAGQILGRAAVYDGKNVVQTQSYGAEARGSAAKSEVIISDQKIGYPMVRKCDILVAMSQSAINAHIKDLKENATLLVDKDLVKQIPEIKAKVYNLPTTKVAETQLRSKMYANVVMLGALTEITKIVSKEAMKKAITTSVRADTTKTNLCAFEEGINL; translated from the coding sequence ATGACTAGTGTTGAAGTGCGAATCTGCGGACTCGGAGGACAAGGAGTCGTCCTTGCAGGCCAAATACTTGGGCGTGCTGCAGTCTACGACGGAAAAAACGTGGTGCAAACCCAGAGCTACGGAGCAGAAGCCAGAGGAAGCGCCGCAAAAAGCGAAGTAATAATCTCAGACCAGAAAATAGGCTATCCGATGGTGAGAAAATGTGACATCCTCGTGGCAATGAGCCAGAGCGCCATAAATGCACATATTAAGGACTTGAAAGAAAACGCCACCTTGCTAGTCGATAAAGATTTAGTGAAGCAAATCCCAGAAATCAAAGCCAAAGTCTATAACCTGCCAACAACCAAAGTTGCTGAGACACAATTAAGATCTAAAATGTACGCAAATGTCGTAATGCTCGGCGCATTAACAGAAATCACCAAAATCGTAAGTAAAGAAGCTATGAAAAAAGCCATCACAACCAGCGTCAGAGCAGACACTACAAAAACAAATCTTTGCGCCTTCGAAGAAGGCATCAACCTGTAA